In the Candidatus Lernaella stagnicola genome, one interval contains:
- a CDS encoding DASS family sodium-coupled anion symporter translates to MTKELNPRRQVIFLAVGLLLFALVAVFLKPGARQIGGEEIALSAAGRMCIALLVMAIFYWVSEALPFHITALLVMLMMPLVGITEGLQIVKHGQIVEVHGVAAGYRELVRLSFGDHLILFFLGVFLLSGAFSETTLGRRLTLKMLQTIGTSSRRVILGFLIMGTLLSMWVSDVGVAAMMLPIGVGILRQIGSKPLESNFGRALMIASCWGAIFGGIATPAGCGPNPIAINFMREFTGMQIQFVDWMKIGVPAALLLIPFGWGTLLFLFPPEFKKLPLTREDIRGQLAELGGLKREEIGTIVIFGIVIFLWVFNPLLAKLTGGRLDLPISFVSILGGLLLFLPPFRVLNWEKANRAISWESIILIMASLGLGMMTYHTGAAKWLAVTLLGGVGALGPIGLIFVVVLVVIFMKLFLASNTVTGIVIIPILISLAQALGIHAWVLVGPAAFTSSLGIILVTQTPTNVIPYTSGYFTIRDFAVSGLVMTLWMTIVVAAVIAVLGPLTGMYTY, encoded by the coding sequence TTGACCAAGGAACTCAACCCGCGACGCCAGGTCATCTTTCTCGCCGTTGGCTTGCTGCTGTTCGCGTTGGTCGCCGTGTTTCTAAAACCCGGCGCGCGGCAGATCGGCGGGGAGGAAATCGCACTGTCGGCGGCGGGGCGGATGTGCATCGCGCTGCTGGTGATGGCGATTTTCTACTGGGTGAGCGAAGCGCTACCCTTCCACATCACCGCCTTGCTCGTGATGCTCATGATGCCGCTGGTGGGCATCACCGAAGGGCTGCAAATCGTCAAGCATGGGCAGATCGTGGAGGTGCACGGCGTGGCCGCGGGTTACCGCGAGTTGGTGCGACTCAGCTTCGGCGACCACCTGATCCTGTTTTTCCTCGGCGTGTTTCTCCTCTCCGGCGCTTTTTCGGAAACGACTCTCGGGCGGCGTTTGACGCTCAAGATGCTGCAGACGATCGGCACGAGCAGCCGGCGCGTGATTCTCGGTTTCCTGATCATGGGCACGCTGCTTTCGATGTGGGTGTCCGACGTCGGGGTGGCGGCGATGATGCTGCCGATCGGCGTGGGTATCCTGCGGCAAATCGGCAGTAAGCCGCTGGAAAGCAACTTCGGCCGCGCGCTGATGATCGCCTCGTGCTGGGGCGCGATTTTCGGCGGCATCGCCACGCCCGCCGGGTGCGGCCCGAACCCAATCGCCATCAATTTCATGCGCGAGTTCACCGGCATGCAGATTCAGTTTGTCGACTGGATGAAAATCGGCGTGCCCGCCGCGTTGCTGCTGATTCCATTCGGGTGGGGCACGTTGCTGTTTTTGTTCCCGCCGGAATTCAAGAAACTGCCGTTGACGCGCGAAGACATTCGCGGGCAACTCGCGGAACTGGGCGGGCTCAAGCGTGAGGAAATCGGCACGATCGTCATCTTCGGCATCGTCATTTTCCTGTGGGTGTTCAACCCGCTACTCGCCAAGCTGACGGGCGGCCGGCTGGACTTGCCGATCAGTTTCGTATCGATTCTCGGCGGCCTGCTGCTGTTCCTGCCGCCCTTCCGCGTGCTGAATTGGGAGAAGGCGAACCGCGCGATTTCGTGGGAAAGCATTATCCTAATCATGGCTTCGCTCGGGCTTGGGATGATGACCTATCACACCGGCGCGGCGAAGTGGCTGGCGGTGACGTTGCTGGGGGGCGTCGGCGCCTTGGGCCCGATCGGCCTGATTTTCGTCGTCGTGCTGGTCGTCATATTTATGAAGCTCTTCTTGGCCAGCAACACCGTGACGGGCATCGTCATTATTCCGATTCTCATTTCGCTGGCTCAAGCGCTGGGCATTCACGCCTGGGTGCTGGTGGGGCCGGCGGCGTTCACTTCTTCCCTCGGCATTATTTTGGTGACGCAGACACCGACCAACGTCATTCCCTACACCTCGGGTTACTTCACGATACGTGATTTCGCCG
- a CDS encoding MFS transporter, whose translation MTDSQTAPAGKSSRYRYFVFALLFFMYMFDYMDRMVVSSLLPDLKREWGITDAQSGMLLSLVYLSIVATTFPISLLVDRWSRRKSIAIMGMIWSTATGACAFASQFMHLAIAKSIIGVGEAGYATGGTAMLSGLFPEKKRAQIMGFWNMSIPLGAALGIAMGGIVAATWGWRYAFGLVAIPGFIVSMLFFFVKDYKTVKLVRTAVSENGVSAEVKMNWKDIALEFLKNPTLLFTYFGFAANVFLSTSMMFWMSTYFQRTQGLAQDAAGLKTGAVLLMAIIGAPLGGFLADKWRNKQNNARSLFAAVSSAFAALVLFIAFMYLEGSPAQFPTLMLGGIAVVAFLPGAAAVTQDVVHPGLRAVSYSLCVIVQNLLGSALGPPMVGHISDTYDIQTAMALLPLAFALAALLHFIAAMFYNRDFAKVEKVELDLEE comes from the coding sequence ATGACCGATAGCCAAACCGCACCCGCCGGGAAATCGTCGCGCTACAGGTATTTCGTCTTCGCGCTGCTGTTTTTCATGTACATGTTCGATTACATGGACCGCATGGTGGTCAGCTCGTTGCTGCCCGACCTCAAGCGCGAATGGGGCATCACCGACGCGCAATCGGGGATGCTGCTCTCGCTCGTGTACCTCTCCATCGTGGCGACGACCTTCCCTATTTCCCTGCTCGTCGATCGCTGGAGCCGGCGCAAGAGCATCGCCATCATGGGCATGATTTGGAGCACCGCGACCGGTGCCTGCGCATTCGCTTCGCAATTCATGCACCTGGCGATTGCCAAGTCGATCATCGGGGTGGGCGAGGCCGGTTACGCCACCGGCGGTACGGCCATGCTCTCGGGCCTCTTCCCGGAGAAGAAGCGCGCGCAGATCATGGGCTTCTGGAACATGTCGATTCCGCTGGGCGCCGCCCTGGGCATTGCAATGGGCGGCATCGTTGCGGCGACGTGGGGTTGGCGCTACGCCTTCGGGCTGGTGGCGATTCCCGGATTCATCGTCTCGATGCTCTTCTTCTTCGTCAAAGACTACAAAACGGTCAAGTTGGTGCGCACCGCGGTAAGCGAAAACGGCGTGAGCGCCGAAGTCAAAATGAATTGGAAAGACATCGCGCTGGAGTTTCTGAAAAACCCGACGCTGTTGTTCACCTACTTCGGTTTCGCCGCCAACGTCTTCCTGTCGACTTCGATGATGTTCTGGATGTCGACCTACTTCCAACGCACCCAGGGATTGGCCCAGGACGCCGCGGGCCTCAAAACCGGGGCGGTCTTGCTCATGGCCATCATCGGCGCGCCACTCGGTGGTTTTCTCGCCGACAAGTGGCGCAACAAACAGAACAACGCGCGGTCGCTGTTCGCGGCGGTCTCCTCGGCCTTTGCGGCCCTGGTGTTGTTCATCGCGTTTATGTACCTGGAGGGCAGTCCGGCGCAGTTTCCGACGCTGATGCTGGGGGGCATTGCCGTGGTGGCGTTTTTGCCGGGCGCGGCGGCGGTCACGCAGGACGTCGTACACCCCGGATTGCGCGCCGTTTCCTACAGCCTGTGCGTGATCGTGCAGAACCTGTTGGGCAGTGCGCTGGGCCCGCCGATGGTCGGTCACATTTCCGACACCTATGACATCCAAACCGCCATGGCCCTGCTGCCCCTGGCTTTCGCGCTGGCGGCGTTGCTCCACTTTATTGCGGCGATGTTCTACAACCGCGACTTTGCCAAGGTCGAAAAAGTGGAACTGGACCTTGAGGAGTAA
- a CDS encoding aldehyde ferredoxin oxidoreductase family protein, giving the protein MKAFYGTFAWIDVRRRSVEVRQIAEEDLRRFLGGGGLAAKVFLDEGDDEAIVIANGLLTGYRVPTACKTSIVFRSPLTGIFGESSVGGKWGAQLKKTGIDGLVIRGRSEAPVYLFVSDGTVEIRDASPWWGMGTFEAYEGLRGELPDGAQIGLIGPAGENGVGFASMIFEGENARAAGRTGVGTKFGEKKIKAVVVAGGAAPQPHDDTGLREYARPFNAQLRERAAGLSKFGTSGAVARREVSGDLPIKNFALGNWEPAVEISGQAYAEHLHLRHHACFMCPIGCAKKIKITTGPHAGLETTQPEYETVAALGSNLLHSSREGIAVANRLCNDMGIDTMSTGVVLGFVFECVERGILSQERVGLTGAKPVWGDTEAICELIEMIAGRRGIGDVLAHGVRHAASVFGGGSERFAIHAKGLELPMHDPRALVSAGATYATGNRGASHNEAPAYYVEEGMKIEGFPTGVDPHTPAQKGAMTAKMQNLSAIFDALGLCKFMLAGGVSAREMARFTELVCGWDGDADRLLEIGDRIYALKRLYNQRFGIDGASDTLPPRILEEPRGTGGSANVLPDLRTMLADLYRARGWDEQGRVTRETADRLGLANYVPPGEGERP; this is encoded by the coding sequence ATGAAGGCGTTTTACGGAACGTTCGCATGGATCGATGTGCGGCGGCGAAGCGTCGAAGTGCGGCAAATCGCCGAAGAGGATTTACGGCGGTTTCTCGGCGGCGGCGGCTTGGCGGCGAAAGTCTTCCTCGACGAGGGCGACGACGAGGCCATCGTTATCGCCAACGGGCTGCTCACCGGCTACCGGGTGCCCACGGCCTGCAAAACGTCGATCGTCTTCCGGTCGCCGCTGACCGGCATCTTCGGCGAGAGCAGCGTCGGCGGTAAATGGGGCGCGCAACTCAAAAAAACCGGCATCGACGGGCTGGTCATTCGCGGCCGCAGCGAAGCGCCCGTCTACCTTTTCGTCAGCGACGGAACGGTCGAGATTCGCGACGCTTCGCCGTGGTGGGGAATGGGTACTTTCGAGGCCTACGAAGGCTTGCGAGGGGAATTGCCGGACGGTGCGCAAATCGGGTTGATCGGACCCGCCGGCGAGAACGGCGTGGGCTTCGCCTCCATGATTTTTGAAGGCGAGAACGCCCGCGCTGCCGGGCGCACCGGCGTCGGCACGAAATTCGGCGAGAAAAAAATTAAAGCCGTGGTCGTCGCGGGAGGCGCGGCGCCGCAACCACACGACGACACCGGATTGCGTGAATACGCGCGGCCGTTCAACGCGCAATTGCGTGAGCGGGCGGCGGGCCTAAGCAAATTCGGCACATCGGGCGCGGTCGCGCGTCGCGAGGTGTCGGGTGATCTGCCGATCAAGAATTTCGCGTTGGGTAATTGGGAACCGGCGGTCGAAATTTCCGGGCAGGCGTACGCCGAGCATCTGCATTTGCGGCATCATGCGTGTTTCATGTGTCCGATCGGCTGCGCGAAGAAAATCAAAATCACGACCGGTCCGCACGCCGGTTTGGAGACGACGCAACCCGAGTACGAAACGGTGGCGGCGCTGGGCTCGAATCTGCTGCACAGCAGCCGCGAGGGCATCGCCGTGGCGAATCGACTGTGCAACGATATGGGAATCGACACGATGTCGACCGGCGTGGTGCTCGGCTTCGTGTTCGAGTGCGTCGAGCGCGGCATCCTCAGCCAAGAGCGGGTCGGCCTGACGGGCGCGAAACCGGTGTGGGGCGATACCGAGGCTATTTGCGAGTTGATCGAAATGATCGCCGGGCGGCGCGGCATCGGCGATGTGTTGGCGCATGGGGTGCGGCACGCTGCGTCGGTCTTCGGCGGTGGGAGCGAGCGCTTCGCGATTCATGCCAAGGGCTTGGAACTGCCGATGCACGATCCGCGCGCGCTGGTCAGCGCCGGGGCGACGTATGCCACGGGCAACCGCGGGGCGTCGCATAACGAAGCGCCGGCCTATTACGTGGAAGAGGGGATGAAAATCGAAGGCTTCCCAACCGGCGTCGATCCTCACACGCCGGCGCAAAAGGGAGCGATGACGGCGAAGATGCAGAATCTCAGCGCCATTTTTGACGCCCTGGGTTTGTGCAAATTCATGTTGGCCGGTGGGGTGAGCGCGCGCGAAATGGCGCGTTTCACGGAACTGGTTTGCGGTTGGGACGGCGACGCCGACCGGCTGCTGGAAATCGGTGACCGCATCTACGCTCTCAAACGATTGTACAATCAACGATTCGGGATCGACGGCGCATCCGACACCTTGCCGCCGCGCATTCTGGAAGAACCGCGAGGTACCGGCGGCTCGGCAAACGTGCTGCCCGACTTGCGCACGATGCTCGCCGATCTCTACCGCGCCCGCGGTTGGGATGAACAGGGACGCGTCACACGGGAAACGGCGGATCGCTTGGGTCTTGCGAACTACGTGCCGCCGGGAGAAGGGGAACGCCCATGA
- a CDS encoding thiamine pyrophosphate-binding protein has translation MAMVPSAKLAAEALIDRGVDIIFTLSGGHITPIYSHLEHSDITLFDTRHEQAAVFMAEAYGRMTRKPGVAMVTAGPGFTNTLSAIANANMANSPLVLISGCAGVCKCEKLDLQDAPQAPIIAPMVKRAFVCHTPSRIPEYIDMAFRTAISGRPGPVYLELPVDVLATQSDESAVKRMKTTIDSHPVDRAGAAKLIEMIRAAKRPMAVAGSGAWYAGVEGELVAFAERTGVPIFTSGMGRGLIPDGHPLCFESAVGTRPGAVLMAQSDADLIILLGNRISLYYIFGDLFDSRAKLAQVDIAPEEIGRNHSIDLPIVSDIRGLLTECVELADAQGLAESLPPQFAEWTAALQVNADQSKNQVKFMWENEGVPIHAMRLAKEIDNFLDRDDDIVVADGGDTQIWMGMTRTVRGPGRYLDSGLFGCLGVGLPYANAAQVLNPDSRVCLMIGDGSTGFNFMEFETAVRKKLPVVTVISNDLGWGMIRHSQQLRLGHAIEAGTYIGEVPYHKLVEALGGKGLRVDKPEDIRPALEEAFASGVPTCINVMTDPDTISPGSIALANVY, from the coding sequence TGCAAAACTCGCGGCCGAGGCGCTGATCGATCGCGGCGTGGATATTATTTTTACGTTGAGCGGCGGACACATCACGCCGATCTATTCGCATCTCGAACATTCGGATATCACGCTGTTCGACACGCGACACGAGCAAGCGGCCGTCTTCATGGCCGAGGCTTACGGACGCATGACCCGCAAACCGGGCGTGGCGATGGTGACGGCCGGACCGGGCTTCACCAACACGCTTTCGGCGATTGCCAACGCCAACATGGCCAACTCGCCGCTCGTGCTGATTTCGGGCTGCGCCGGCGTATGCAAATGCGAAAAGCTCGATCTGCAGGACGCGCCGCAAGCGCCGATCATCGCGCCGATGGTCAAGCGGGCCTTCGTGTGCCACACGCCTTCGCGCATTCCGGAATATATCGACATGGCGTTTCGTACGGCGATCAGCGGGCGGCCGGGACCGGTCTACCTGGAGTTGCCGGTCGACGTGCTGGCTACCCAGTCGGATGAAAGCGCCGTCAAGCGGATGAAAACCACGATCGATTCGCACCCGGTCGATCGCGCCGGCGCGGCGAAGTTGATCGAGATGATTCGCGCCGCCAAGCGGCCGATGGCTGTGGCGGGCAGCGGCGCGTGGTACGCCGGCGTTGAGGGTGAATTGGTCGCGTTCGCCGAGAGGACGGGCGTGCCGATTTTCACCTCGGGGATGGGCCGCGGCCTTATCCCGGACGGGCACCCGCTGTGCTTCGAGTCGGCGGTGGGCACGCGCCCGGGCGCGGTGCTGATGGCCCAGTCGGATGCCGACCTGATCATCCTGCTGGGCAACCGCATCAGTCTGTATTACATCTTCGGCGACTTGTTCGATTCCCGTGCGAAACTCGCGCAGGTGGATATCGCGCCGGAGGAGATCGGCCGCAACCACAGCATCGATTTGCCGATCGTCAGCGACATTCGCGGCCTGCTGACCGAGTGCGTGGAACTTGCCGACGCGCAGGGTCTGGCCGAGTCGCTGCCCCCGCAGTTCGCGGAGTGGACGGCGGCCTTGCAGGTCAACGCCGACCAGTCGAAAAACCAAGTCAAGTTCATGTGGGAAAATGAAGGCGTGCCGATTCACGCCATGCGTCTGGCCAAAGAGATCGACAACTTTCTGGATCGCGATGACGACATCGTCGTGGCCGACGGCGGCGACACGCAGATCTGGATGGGTATGACGCGCACCGTGCGCGGGCCCGGGCGTTACCTGGACTCCGGGCTTTTTGGTTGCCTGGGCGTCGGGCTGCCTTACGCGAACGCCGCCCAAGTGCTGAATCCCGATAGCCGCGTGTGCCTCATGATCGGCGACGGCTCCACCGGTTTCAACTTCATGGAATTCGAGACGGCCGTCCGCAAGAAACTGCCGGTCGTCACCGTGATCAGCAACGACCTGGGGTGGGGCATGATCCGCCATAGCCAGCAGTTACGCCTGGGGCACGCGATCGAAGCCGGCACGTACATCGGCGAGGTGCCGTACCACAAACTGGTCGAGGCGCTAGGTGGTAAGGGCCTGCGGGTCGATAAACCCGAGGACATCCGCCCCGCGCTGGAAGAAGCGTTCGCCTCGGGAGTTCCGACTTGCATCAACGTGATGACCGACCCCGACACAATCAGTCCGGGAAGCATCGCATTGGCCAACGTGTACTAG